The Fusarium oxysporum Fo47 chromosome II, complete sequence genome includes a region encoding these proteins:
- a CDS encoding putative sugar transporter, which translates to MQFFRKTSLSRPEGEADKTWPAIAMGFFVAFGGVLFGYDTGTISGILSMPYWQKIFSTGYMDSDGNPYITTSQESTIVFNLSVILQTIATAIPMFIAGRFFADIGVGIGVGMASAMIPLYQSETVPKWIRGVIIGVYQWAITIGLLLAAVVNNTTSMRNNTGSYRIPVAVQFAWSLVLCFGMLVLPKLPRFLIKKDQLEKAACSLGEPAAELAEIQASYNYEKSLGEAFWLDCFRPPLLKRQCTGMAIQALQQLSGVNFIFTGFVISMITSAIYVTSTIPGMYAIDRPPAAE; encoded by the exons ATGCAATTTTTCCGCAAGACTTCTCTATCCCGACCGGAGGGCGAAGCAGACAAAACATGGCCAGCCATTGCCATGGGCTTCTTTGTTGCATTCGGAGGAGTACTATTTGGTTACG ATACTGGAACAATCTCAGGCATCCTCTCTATGCCCTACTGGCAGAAAATCTTCAGTACTGGCTACATGGACTCCGATGGCAACCCTTATATTACTACTTCCCAAGAATCAACTATT GTGTTTAACCTTAGTGTTATTCTTCAAACGATTGCTACTGCTATCCCAATGTTCATCGCCGGCAGATTCTTTGCCGATATCGGCGTCGGCATCGGCGTCGGCATGGCCTCGGCAATGA TCCCCCTCTATCAGTCCGAAACTGTTCCCAAATGGATCCGAGGTGTGATCATCGGGGTCTACCAGTGGGCTATAACGATCGGCCTTCTGCTGGCTGCGGTCGTCAATAATACTACGAGTATGAGAAATAATACGGGATCCTATCGTATCCCGGTTGCCGTCCAGTTCGCTTGGTCGCTTGTCTTGTGCTTTGGAATGCTGGTTCTTCCCAAACTACCTCGGTTTCTTATTAAGAAAGATCAGCTAGAGAAGGCTGCTTGCTCTCTCGGCGAACCCGCC GCTGAGTTGGCCGAGATCCAGGCCAGCTATAATTATGAGAAGAGTCTTGGAGAAGCGTTCTGGTTAGACTGCTTCCGCCCGCCTCTGCTGAAACGCCAGTGTACGGGCATGGCTATTCAGGCTTTGCAGCAACTTAGTGGGGTGAACTTCATTTTTAC TGGCTTTGTGATATCTATGATTACCTCTGCTATATATGTTACCTCGACAATCCCTGGCATGTATGCGATTGATCG ACCGCCAGCGGCTGAGTAA